One window of the Terriglobales bacterium genome contains the following:
- a CDS encoding cell division protein FtsL: MATQAIPGYCGYRMWQPVGSQRKWGGVTPEIYFNKAIDNSRLVKVADPQRAREIRMFSIAAAVLFSFIMIYAWQHLSSIEYGYKIEAQKIERDALLEQNRALRLEEASLRDPDRIEQLAARMGLVSPQAGQVMHLEVSVDPSAPVMAKASGIQVVDSWQ, from the coding sequence ATGGCAACCCAGGCAATCCCCGGCTATTGCGGATACCGCATGTGGCAGCCGGTCGGCTCACAACGAAAATGGGGCGGAGTCACGCCGGAGATCTATTTCAACAAGGCGATCGACAACTCGCGCCTGGTGAAGGTCGCCGATCCGCAGCGCGCGCGAGAGATTCGCATGTTTTCCATCGCTGCCGCCGTACTCTTCAGTTTCATCATGATCTACGCGTGGCAGCACCTGAGCTCGATCGAGTACGGCTACAAGATCGAAGCGCAGAAGATCGAGCGCGATGCGCTCCTCGAACAGAACCGCGCACTGCGATTGGAAGAAGCATCGCTTCGAGACCCTGATCGAATCGAGCAGCTAGCCGCGCGGATGGGCCTTGTGTCCCCTCAGGCAGGACAAGTTATGCACCTCGAAGTCTCCGTCGATCCTTCCGCGCCAGTGATGGCGAAGGCGAGTGGGATTCAGGTGGTGGATAGTTGGCAGTAA